The Spirosoma radiotolerans genome has a window encoding:
- a CDS encoding helix-turn-helix transcriptional regulator → MSTSYQEFSPSPALQSFVECYWLHDFKTEGRLESPIQRCMPFGALELILHLDDNHAHVLFNDSWQELPQAFFVGLYRDTVQWKAVGTSRKFGIRLKPESLLQLFNVPVASLFNQFTDLETFLGKETNRLTERVYGLPDIQSVIEVAESFLLAQFKNLKGERNYLYEATRLIRQAKGNVSIEALSEHLFVSKRQLERSFKDNFGTTPKLYQRIIRFRNAYESFQQTATTPNWLDVSYNLGYSDQAHFIRDFKEFSNDVPTLVYHDSDQFFRRPPQQRMRLRA, encoded by the coding sequence ATGAGCACAAGCTACCAGGAGTTTAGTCCATCTCCGGCCCTTCAATCCTTCGTGGAATGTTACTGGCTGCACGACTTTAAAACGGAAGGCAGGCTGGAGTCGCCTATCCAGCGCTGTATGCCCTTTGGGGCACTGGAGTTGATTCTGCACCTGGACGATAACCACGCCCACGTGCTGTTCAACGATAGCTGGCAGGAGCTTCCCCAGGCGTTTTTCGTAGGCCTCTACCGCGATACTGTCCAGTGGAAAGCCGTAGGTACCAGCCGTAAGTTTGGGATTCGGCTTAAACCTGAAAGCCTGCTCCAACTGTTCAACGTACCGGTAGCTTCGCTGTTCAATCAGTTCACCGATCTGGAAACGTTTTTAGGCAAAGAAACAAACCGGCTGACGGAGCGTGTGTATGGCCTGCCGGATATCCAGTCGGTTATTGAGGTCGCTGAATCGTTTTTACTGGCCCAGTTCAAAAATTTGAAAGGGGAACGTAATTATCTATACGAGGCTACTCGACTGATTCGGCAGGCAAAGGGCAATGTGTCCATTGAAGCCTTAAGTGAGCATCTGTTTGTTAGTAAGCGGCAATTAGAACGTAGCTTTAAGGATAATTTTGGCACCACGCCCAAGCTCTATCAGCGGATTATTCGCTTCCGAAATGCCTACGAGTCGTTTCAGCAAACGGCTACCACGCCCAACTGGCTGGATGTGTCGTATAACTTAGGCTATTCAGATCAGGCTCACTTCATTCGGGATTTCAAGGAGTTCTCCAATGACGTGCCCACGCTTGTTTACCACGATTCCGATCAGTTTTTCCGCCGGCCTCCTCAACAACGAATGCGCCTAAGGGCCTAA
- a CDS encoding helix-turn-helix domain-containing protein, translated as MKRYILHTPFNIYHFEATTWLHAVHKHTYFEIIFILKGAGIHHINGNRFGYSQGDVFLLGPEDYHDFAIHELTEFCFIRFNESIHDHPVVDKDSPWQPIIKTLLTTSSQSRGSIVVDKQEKEKLRHLLMVLEEEYERHQPPYFAIIRDSLMRSMLMILARNLFGQAPSRPVVNASVEAILMYVQQHIYRPKELSIEHLADVFHYAPAYISLFFKKQTGESLKKYIIKHRIKLIEARLLYSPLTLAQIADEFGYTDESHFCKQFRKYTGNTPTAFRKQT; from the coding sequence ATGAAACGATATATACTACATACTCCCTTTAACATTTATCACTTTGAGGCTACGACCTGGTTGCATGCGGTCCATAAGCATACCTACTTTGAGATTATTTTTATACTCAAAGGCGCTGGCATTCATCATATAAACGGCAATCGGTTTGGCTATAGCCAGGGTGATGTGTTTCTGTTAGGGCCGGAAGACTATCACGATTTTGCGATTCATGAGCTAACCGAGTTCTGCTTTATCCGCTTCAATGAGTCGATCCATGATCACCCTGTTGTGGACAAAGACAGCCCCTGGCAACCGATCATAAAAACTTTGCTCACGACTTCTTCCCAAAGTCGTGGTTCCATCGTTGTAGATAAACAGGAGAAGGAAAAACTGCGCCACCTGCTGATGGTTCTGGAAGAAGAGTACGAACGTCACCAGCCACCCTATTTTGCCATTATTCGAGACAGCCTAATGCGAAGTATGTTGATGATCCTGGCTCGAAATCTGTTTGGACAAGCGCCGTCCAGGCCCGTTGTCAACGCTTCGGTGGAAGCAATTCTGATGTATGTTCAGCAACATATCTACCGGCCTAAAGAACTCAGTATCGAGCACTTAGCTGATGTATTTCATTATGCCCCGGCTTACATTAGTCTCTTCTTTAAAAAGCAAACGGGCGAATCCCTAAAGAAGTACATTATCAAACACAGGATTAAACTTATTGAAGCCCGATTGCTGTATAGCCCGTTAACGCTAGCGCAGATTGCCGATGAATTTGGCTACACGGATGAAAGTCACTTTTGTAAGCAGTTCAGGAAGTATACGGGTAATACACCCACCGCTTTCCGCAAACAAACTTGA
- a CDS encoding ScyD/ScyE family protein, producing the protein MFTRKVTLSLFFAAGLVISCQDHRDIAAITPTATTFVTGLVAPIGVETDATGRVFVTEQGTGQQDGRVSEITPDGQVHPVITGLYSFKRPDNELDATDHLLIANGVLYVLNAKGLYTLNLASVKTGDPAISATTLTPEPIQQFVINQNLKNDTGESHLYSMTLGPDGALYFADAAANAIVRRSPAGQLSIVTEVLGIQNPNPAGPPPGPPVIESVPTGITYDGKQFAISTLLGFPFPAGKALLYRMDLAGNLSVFQQAFNSLVDVENDGSGNYLVLEHAVFGPTGFTANTGRLVRARGTTSDVLLDKLNLPTDLKVVNNHTAYLTSLGDGSLMKITF; encoded by the coding sequence ATGTTTACCCGAAAAGTTACCCTAAGCCTATTTTTCGCAGCAGGATTGGTCATTAGCTGCCAGGATCACCGAGACATCGCAGCTATTACACCGACCGCCACTACGTTCGTTACCGGTTTGGTGGCCCCCATTGGCGTCGAAACTGATGCTACTGGACGCGTTTTTGTTACCGAGCAAGGAACCGGCCAACAGGATGGCCGGGTATCCGAAATTACCCCCGATGGCCAGGTTCATCCGGTGATTACCGGCCTGTACTCGTTCAAACGGCCGGACAACGAACTGGATGCTACCGACCACCTCCTGATTGCCAATGGTGTGCTTTATGTACTGAATGCAAAAGGGCTCTATACCCTGAACCTGGCATCGGTCAAAACGGGTGATCCAGCCATTTCGGCCACCACCTTAACGCCAGAACCAATCCAGCAGTTTGTGATCAATCAGAATCTTAAGAATGATACGGGTGAATCACACTTGTACAGCATGACCCTTGGGCCGGATGGGGCCCTTTACTTTGCAGATGCGGCTGCCAATGCGATCGTTCGCCGGTCTCCGGCTGGGCAGTTGAGCATCGTTACGGAGGTGCTAGGCATTCAGAATCCGAACCCCGCTGGTCCGCCACCGGGTCCACCGGTCATCGAATCCGTACCAACGGGCATCACCTACGATGGGAAGCAGTTTGCCATCAGTACGTTGTTAGGTTTTCCGTTCCCGGCTGGCAAAGCCTTGCTATACCGGATGGATCTGGCCGGAAATCTGAGTGTGTTTCAGCAGGCATTCAATAGCCTGGTGGATGTAGAGAACGATGGCAGCGGGAACTACCTCGTACTGGAACATGCGGTATTCGGACCAACCGGCTTTACTGCCAACACGGGGCGCTTAGTACGGGCCCGAGGAACCACCAGCGATGTATTGCTTGACAAGCTGAATCTGCCAACGGATCTCAAAGTGGTCAACAACCATACGGCTTACCTGACCAGCTTAGGGGATGGTAGCCTGATGAAAATCACGTTTTAA
- a CDS encoding RidA family protein, with translation MQKSIINPWHWQDQLGYAQAVEIPQATHTLYCAGQAAMDADGRPVETDMSGQINLSFDNLETVLQQANYSLANVVRLNFYTTSLGQFFAAYGQVMDRLAAVGCAPASTLTEVNALAFPQLMVEIEATAVK, from the coding sequence ATGCAAAAGTCAATCATTAATCCCTGGCACTGGCAGGACCAGTTAGGCTATGCCCAGGCCGTCGAAATCCCTCAGGCAACCCATACGCTCTACTGTGCTGGACAAGCCGCCATGGATGCGGACGGACGGCCCGTTGAAACTGATATGAGTGGGCAGATTAATTTAAGTTTCGACAACCTGGAAACCGTTTTGCAACAGGCGAATTACTCCCTGGCCAACGTGGTGCGGCTTAATTTTTACACAACATCGCTAGGTCAGTTTTTTGCTGCTTACGGACAGGTTATGGATCGGTTGGCAGCCGTTGGGTGCGCACCGGCCAGTACGCTAACCGAAGTCAATGCCCTGGCTTTTCCGCAGCTCATGGTCGAAATCGAAGCCACAGCGGTAAAATAA
- a CDS encoding hemerythrin domain-containing protein, whose amino-acid sequence MSQQRYNVFNQIHKGLRGMLYDTARCIQQTDFAQPEAEATVNQLEQVLRFFDEHAENEDQFILPKIRQHNAQLIDELEKDHDIDHRLTETLFEHIKDWRTNPSAITRETIGQRIGYAFNEFIAFNLYHMNKEENVLMYLLWKHYSDAEIRQMEAQILQSIPLPTLLAESRWMMRSINDNEVITWLLGVKKEAPAPVFETFLGIARDELPSERLVKVHAALETV is encoded by the coding sequence ATGTCACAACAACGCTATAACGTGTTTAACCAAATTCACAAAGGCTTACGGGGTATGTTATACGATACGGCCCGCTGTATTCAACAAACCGACTTTGCTCAACCCGAAGCCGAAGCGACGGTCAATCAACTGGAGCAGGTGCTTCGCTTCTTTGACGAGCACGCTGAAAACGAAGACCAGTTTATTCTGCCCAAAATTCGCCAGCACAACGCCCAACTGATCGACGAACTGGAAAAAGACCATGACATCGATCATCGGCTAACGGAGACGTTATTTGAGCACATCAAGGATTGGCGGACCAATCCTTCGGCAATTACCCGAGAAACCATTGGGCAGCGCATCGGCTATGCGTTTAACGAGTTCATCGCCTTTAACCTTTACCACATGAACAAAGAGGAAAACGTGCTGATGTACCTGCTCTGGAAGCATTATTCCGATGCCGAGATTCGCCAGATGGAAGCTCAAATCCTGCAATCGATTCCGTTGCCTACGCTGCTGGCCGAGAGCCGCTGGATGATGCGTTCGATCAACGATAACGAAGTGATCACCTGGTTATTGGGTGTAAAAAAAGAAGCGCCAGCACCCGTCTTCGAGACGTTTCTGGGCATTGCCAGGGATGAACTTCCATCGGAACGGCTGGTAAAGGTCCATGCCGCGCTGGAAACTGTGTAA
- a CDS encoding c-type cytochrome, with the protein MKQLMYGAALAAAGLVCAFTNRHDTPSQKQKVTTVHQRPTQNPLLKRGEYLVMTMGCGDCHSPKKMTPQGPAPDMDRLLSGYNSNEPLGSFDKNMVKTGQWVLFNGQNTAFIGPWGVSFAANLTPDATGIGSWSLAQFTKAMRQGKAKGLDNNRPLLPPMPWPNYTHMTDDDMKAVFAYLKSLKPVANTVPAPMPPAP; encoded by the coding sequence ATGAAGCAATTGATGTACGGAGCGGCTTTGGCCGCTGCAGGACTGGTTTGTGCCTTTACCAACCGGCATGACACCCCCAGTCAAAAACAGAAGGTGACCACCGTTCACCAACGGCCGACCCAGAACCCCTTACTTAAACGGGGCGAGTACCTGGTGATGACCATGGGCTGTGGCGACTGCCATTCGCCTAAAAAAATGACTCCGCAAGGGCCAGCCCCAGACATGGACCGCTTGCTGTCGGGCTACAACAGCAACGAACCTTTAGGCAGCTTTGATAAGAATATGGTCAAAACAGGGCAGTGGGTACTGTTCAATGGTCAGAATACCGCCTTCATTGGCCCCTGGGGTGTGTCGTTTGCGGCCAACTTAACGCCCGACGCAACGGGTATTGGAAGCTGGTCACTGGCTCAGTTCACCAAAGCCATGCGGCAGGGAAAAGCCAAAGGGCTGGATAATAACCGGCCATTGCTACCCCCGATGCCCTGGCCCAATTACACCCATATGACTGATGACGATATGAAAGCGGTGTTCGCTTATTTGAAATCGCTCAAACCGGTGGCTAATACGGTTCCGGCCCCGATGCCGCCAGCCCCTTGA